The stretch of DNA taagttttcatgtttttattgaacacaacatgtaaacattcacagtacagggtggaaaaagtatgtgaacctttgGATTTAATAACTGGTTGACCCTCCTTTGGCAGCAATAACCTCAACCAAACGTTTCCTGTAGTTGCAGATTAGACCTGCACAACGGTCAGGAGGAATTTTGGACCATTcctctgtacaaaactgtttcagttcagcaataTTCTTGGGATGTCTGATGTGAATCGGTCTCTTGAGGTCATTCCACAGTATCTCAatcgggttgaggtcaggactctgactgggccactccagaaggcgtattttcttctgttgaagccattctgttgttgatttactTCTATGCTTTaggtcgttgtcctgttgcatCACCCATCCTCTGTTGAGCTTCAGTTGGCGGACAGATGGTCTTaagttttcctgcaaaatgtcTTGATAAACTTGGGAATTCATTTTTCCCTCGATGACAGCTATCCGTCCAGGccctgaggcagcaaagcagccccaaaccATGATGCCCCCTCCACCATATTTCACAGTTGGGATGAGGTTTTGATGTTGGTGTGCTGTGCATTTTTTCCTCCACACATATAGTTGTGTGTTCCTTCCAAACAActcaattttggtttcatctgtgcacagaatattttgccagtagtgctgtggaacatccaggtgctcttttgcaaacttcaaacgtgcagcaatgtttttttttggacagcaatGTTTTCCTCCGTGGTGTCCTCCCATGAACTCCattcttgtttaatgttttacttattgtagATTTGTCAACAGGTTTCTGTAAGTCTTTAGCTGACACTCTAGGATTCTTCTTCACCTCATTGAGCATTCTGCgctgtgctctcacagtcaTCTTTACAGGACAACCACACCTAGGGAGAgtagcaacagtgctgaactTTCTCCATTTGTAGACAGTCTGTTTTACCGTGGACACGTGGACATCAAGGCTTTTAGAGATActtttgtaaccctttccagcttCATGCAAGTCAACAATTCTTGATCGTAGATCTTCTGAGAGCTGTTTTGTGCGAGGCACGGTTCACATCAGGTAATGCCTCTTGAGAACAGCAAACtcaaaactggtgtgtgttttttatagggCAGGGCAGCTTTAACCAACACATCCAATCTCATCACATTGATTGGACTCCAGGTTGGCTGACTCCTGGCTCCAATTAGCTCTTGGAGAAATCATAAGCCTaggggttcacatactttttccaccctggactgtgaatgtttacatgttgtgttcaataaaaacatgaaaacttatcattttttgtttaatctgctgGTCGGCAGCTTTGCGGTTTGTCTgcgtggagtttgcatgttcctCCTGTGCCcgcgtgggttttctctggatactccagcttcctccaaCGGCCCAAAGACAttgtaggtgtgagtggttgtctgtctctatgtgtcgcTCAGTgtcaggatggatggatggatgtacatTAACTATATACAGCGTGTTTAGATTTGTGCTTGCcaacaaaagctgttttctagACTGCATACAGAATATATTTTAGAATAAGTACCAGAATTATTGCACAGGGATTTTCTCTGACTCCATGACAGATTTAAGTGTTCATTAGAGCGATGGTCTGTGGGtagaagctgtttttgtgtctggttgttttggcgtacagtgatctgtagccGGAGGGGGCTGGAAGAGGTTGTGTCCAGGGTGTTTTGGGTCTGAAGTGATGTTTGCTCCCCGTTTCCTGACTCTGGATGTGTATAAGTCCTGGATGAAGAACCGATGATTTTCTCTGCAGCCAAACTGATACAAGGAGAATCAAACCAGACTGTGACGGATgtacagagaacagactggatgactgcagagaggaggagaaaactagtggaggaagtactcagatcctttacttcagtaaaagtatgaataatACTCTGTTTAAATACTCAAAATGTCTCGTGTGACTGTTAAACGATTATATTTCATTAGATTATAATCCTCAAGCATTCATATAAAAGCAGAATATTGCTGTTGGACGTGACTGCAGCTAcggattattttcattatggattcatctgctgattatttaCTACATAAATGGAGAAACCTACATTTCTGCAGGTTATAAACAGTTTattctgtttggatccacatCCTGTCACATCCATCCACCTCATGTATATAAGGGAACCTGTACATGAGCatcccacatttatttcagcatCTTTGCTCTCTGCTTCTATACAATTATAATACATATGGATTAAAACAGTGGTTGAATAGAGCAAATTCACTGTGTAGATCTGCGTATCAACCCTACGTCTGCACgacacaactgatggtctcaaactcattaagaaggcaagaaattcgACAAATTAACTCTTGGCGAGGCGCTCGTGTTGACTGAAAACCAtttgaagctgactgagagtgcaaagctgtcatcagaGCGAAATGTGACTGCtttaaagaatctaaaatataaaacatattccggttttttgtttactacataattccatgtgtTCCTTTGTggttttgatgtcttcagtatCACTATAATGTAGAAAGTAATGAAAAGAGTACATTGTACAAATGATTATGCTTAAGTTGTTGTTCATGTTAagttcaaaaccaccagactctgttgacaaaaacaatctgtCGCTGCCTCGATCTGagagtttgtgttattgtgtgactttggttacttagtttggatctgaatcAGTgtattaaagcaccaaagtaAAGGCAACTAAGTTATGTTAAAGCATCAGTATGAGAGATAAACAGGGAGAAAGCATTCAAAAGGAATTAGTTGAGCTGTTTTACATGCACATAATAGTTCCTTTATCaatccttcacaggaaattgCTTTGTGTCACAAAAGTAACATCTGACTGAGACAAAGTCAAATCTTGTAAAAACAGAGTGACAAAATTTACAGTAAGGGTcgttttttactttattattattattttatttttatatatattattattattattattattatttattatataatacagctcctcactcgaagtgtacatgttgttgtatattattattattattactattattattattattattattattattattattattattattattataatatagtacagctcctcactctgagtgtacatgttgttatatattattattattagtagtagtagtggtagtagtattattagtattatatagtacagcgcctcactctgaatgtacatgttgttatatattattagtagtagtagtgatattatttgtatcattactttattcttattcttattcttttggagctgtgtgtaacaaaaagcaatttccccctggggattattaaagtaattctgattctgattacaTGAAGACAGTTCAGCATCCATAGCAGACAGAATGTCTTAAGATCCATATATTTTAGTGCACGTGAGCTTTTATAATGTTTACAAAActgtcaaatgtttttatgtgtaaatgCAGAAGAGGCTTTAACTAGTTTGTCGAATTAAAGCATCAGtagcagagagaaacagggagaaagCATTAAAAAGGAATTAGTTAAGCTGTCTTACAAACACATAATGTCACAAAACTAACAAATAACACGTTATTTGCATGATAATTTCAGTCAGGTGTTCCTGATAAGTGTGAGAACATCGTGAAAGTTTTCTTGTCAAAGGACATAACAGGAATGTGCAGCTTCAAATGAAATGAGTTCAGTCACTACAATTAGATAAAATATGTCTTGAAATCAATATATTTTGGCTGCACAGAAGAGCAGAATAACCATGCACATGGGCTTTTATAATGCTTACAAAACAGAggtgtttttctgtaaatgcaGAAGCAGAATAACTAAAGCAACTTTTTATTTCTTGCTCTGGATGCCAAATTAAAGCATCAgtaggagagagaaacagggaggtATCATTAAAAAGGAATTAGTTGAGCTGTCTTACATGCACATAATGGCACAAAACTAACATCTGATCATTAAAGTTGGCATTTTCTTGTCAAATCTtgtaaaaacagatgaaaaatgaaGACGTAACAGGAATATTAATGGAGAATTATACAAAGTTCAGTCACTACAATCACAGCAGtcttaaaaaacaatatattttagtGCACATGggctttttattgttttttttctgcaaatgcagaagcagaaaaacactaAAGTAACTTTTTATTTCCTGCTCTGGATGCCAAACAGAGGCTTTCACTAGTTTGTCAAATTAAAGCATCAGTGGGGGAGAGAAGCAGGGAGGAATCATTAGGGAGGAATCCCAGGCATATGGCAGGCTTTTGTCggctcccctccccctccctctccctgcctgcctccctccctccctccctcccctcctgccgTCCGctccgcagcagcagcagcagcaacagcagcagcagcagcagcagcaggaggacagaggtACTTCAGTTTTTGAAGCCGTGGCATGAATGATCTCATCTGAACCTGATCTCCGCTTTCCCTGCCGTCGATCCTATGACCCAGACGggaataaaataacacaaacgcGAGGTGAGTGCGGCGGAGCGAGCCGGCCGGCGGTGGTCGTTTTAACCGGGTGACcgtgtgttgtgtttattttaggAACTTAAACGGCCCGAGCAGCGGCGAaaactcttgtttttttggGCCAGAAAGGAGGAAGCACCGCGGAGGATGTGTGGGTGGGCGCTTTTGGCTAATTAGCTTCAGCTCGCTAGCATccactcttttctctttaaaagaGGAAATAGCTAGAATTAGACacaaaaaaagccaaatgttTTACACCCCCGATTtagacatcttttttttgttaaataatcCGTTTCACTGAACATGTTAGCCCATGTTAGCTAGCGGCGAGCTCGTAAGCACAACCCCAGACTGTTAGCATAGCTAGCCGGCTAGCTGTTAGCTACTAGCGCAAAATGGCCTCATTGTCGCTCGGTGGCTCTGATGCTGAAAAGACAAAGCATGCGGCAGTCACGGCCAGCAGCCCGGACCCGCTCCCTCCAGCGGGGCTCACGGCTCTAAACAAGGCGGCCACAGCTTGTTTTTAAACCGGGGGGTGAAGCTTGGtggtgtgtgattgtgtgtgtgtgtgtggggaaacTAAAGCATCCGTGTTGTTGTGAGTTTATTTATATGAATTTAGCGCGGCGTGCTGTGGAAGTGCAGCTCCAGTGTGCAGTGGGGGATGGGCCATGCTAGGAGCCATTGACGTAAAGCGAGGCTGCATTTTGTTTGGCTTCTGGCTCCTAGCATAATACACCAGACAGGAGCCCAGCTTAGCAGCAGGCTAATGGTCCCCCCTAACAACATGTTTAGTGCAAGTGCATAAAACATACTAACATTGTTTGCATAGTAAGTTGAGTgaggtgttttttatttttattttttttggaagTTTTTGAACATCATGTATGTCAGCATTTTCTGGTTAAATCTTGTTAAAACGGCTTGATTAAATAATGCAACAGGACTGTGTAGGTGTAAATGAAAGGAATAGTAATGAGAATTATCCATTAAGCATCCAAAGCAGACAAAATATGTCTTAGATTCAGTATAAATTACTGCTGCAGGCAGCACCGTCAACGACGGCTGCATAGAATAACAATGCACAAGGACTTTTATAATGTTTATAAAAGGATTTTgtgtaaatgcatttattttttatgcatCAAAGTGTTTCCCTGCAGGGAGTTTCTTTGAATTTATTGAAACTGTAATTTGCCTAATTGATTAAGGGAACAATAGTAGGATAACATGTGAGATTTAGGTAATCAATCTATCCTTTCACCGTCTTTAGGTCTGATTTTATGGGTTTTTGCGTCAGCTGTAAGATGTATGTTTGTCTGCTCCAGGTGCAAGATCAGAAACATCCATTTCTAACTGATTCTCAGCCCgatctgagtttttttttctctacaataaattaaaaaatgtgaaactattcTGTAGTTTTATGGGTTTTACAATTAAAATTGATTTCCAAGTAGAATCCTTGAGCTTTAACcccaaaatgctgaactctAGGGTGTTCAAAAAAACCAGACTTATTAATATACCTGTACAAAACAAATTGTCATGTCCACAACTGTTTTTTAATTCTCTGTGCAGTGTGCTTTCTCTCAGCTTGTAGGTCGTCTGgttgtatttcattttctactttacgttttttttttacacactgttgttgtttttcctttagGGAGATAGTGCTCTCTAGTGTCTCTTGTTTAACAGGGACCAGCACAAATGCACCACACAAGAAGACAGCACACGTCCATAATTGTTTTCTCACCCTTTTGTATTTTAGATCTCCAGGTACCTTCATAAATGACTTTTTTCCTATTCTGTCCACTGTCAGGAAATGTTATATGCAAGCGAGGACTCCCAAGCCAATCATTGTACATTAGATCGACTCCTTTTTTTGGTATGGAttataactttttaaaaatacgGTGCTGATTCCAGATAATTCATCTGATTAATCGAGTGAAGACAGAGGCTGTCATTTAAtcccttttttctcattttatgtcAGATTTTAATGTGTGAAGAAGCACAGTACCTCCCTCTATTGATGGGTGCAGTAAAAGGAGGGTTTCCAATCAATTTCTGATTGATTACGTGCCCACTTATATGttgattaaatgtaaaatgttaaaaccatgtggtgtttttgtcaGCCCCCCCTTTTTTTTGGCTGTTAAATCTTCTGAGTGCTACAATGTGTTAATTGTAAGATGGTATGTAATTTGCACAGATTATAGGGCCTTAGTTTTGTCTGGCATCCTAACATgaactttttaaagaaaaaaaaaaaaaacaacaaattctgCTTTGTTGGTGTGGAGATGAActgtgacaataacagcagTGTCTGGTGCATTTGGGTTCATCTTGGTTTCCACAGAAAAGtggccagtttttttttttttgtcaaattgttAACAActtttttgctgtttgctttctATTCTGTAAACCCTAACGCCATGCTTTTACAGCCCAACATGTATAAACACTATATTTTTGTACCACTGGTTTTActttttgtgattattttgtttacaaaaaaaaccaaacaaaaatgtatcGCAAATAGAAATTTGAAGCAAGTGGAATCATTGACTCAAATGCCCTGCCAACAGGTTTTtacacagaggagacacagcCGGACACTGCACGCTATTTTTATGTCTGATGGAAAATTAAATGCCACAGACTGCAGTTCAGAGCTTCGACTCCTATTTACTTGCTTCCCGTTTATTTTGGGGGAGTCGGAGGGCCTTTAATGTTGGCAGGAGCGTTGTTTTGTTCCTGTAAGACATCTGTGTGCTCCAAACGGTGTGTAATAAGGAAGTTGACTCTActtttcttcccctccctcaGTGAAGATAAAGTGAAAATCTTGTTCTACTAGTTTCTGAAGCGTGTCGTGTGTGTGTAGACCTGGAAACCTGAAATCCTTTGTAAATATTAGAGGTTCATGGTGGTAATATTGTATTGTGAATATTGTAAATGCTATTATTTTCCACATTCTTCTCACTTTTACCCCCTAAAAGCACCTTATTGATTAGGATATTTTCTTGATCACAGGTGGCAGTGGGAAAGAATTAAAGTGCACTGATCATGTAACTTGagtgctgtttctgttttctgacaaaGGTCTCTCTAGTCTGTGCTTACTTTGATGCAGCGTCGGCATTTAGTTGGTAACCATGCTATTTTCGGTGGCTCAGTGGTCTGTTAAAAGTGTGGTTGTTCCGCCCAGCAGGAGTCTTGCCTCAGACTGGCCTAAAATGGGCAGAAATGGTGCTGAACAAAAGCTGCTTGTCGCTCGTACAAAAGTACTTGAAGCGTTGCAGCCGGGACCAAGCTGCATTGCTATTGCCTGTGCCTCTCAACAGGAAAGGTATAGCaaactttaagaaaaaaactacaacaaacaATTCACTGTTTACTGTAGTTCATGCAGAGTTTAAACCTGTAGAGTTTATTTATAAAGTCACAGCTGCTGTTGAGCAGTTTGTAGTCCTAGCTCcctcattttcacacacagataccACACATAGCCTCACTACACCACACATTTACAGAATTAATTACATGGCACTTATTCTTTTTTACTATGATCGTAGCTATAGTGAAATTCTGAAATGTAggcattttgtgtgtttctcagtgtgATAAATTAGTTCAGTTAAGTGTGGCTGTGAGAtgtctgactgtgtttctgtctcctcGCCATcaccacagacaaacaacatgtTCCCGAAGGGCACCAAGCGCAAGTTCTCAGACTCCGGGGAGGAGCCGGTCTCCAGTGGTGACCAGGCCCCGGCAGCTTCAGCTGCGACGGCTCGGACGATGACGTCCTCTTACAGCCTGCAGCGGCAGTCGCTGCTTGACATGTCGCTGATcaagctgcagctctgccacaTGCTGGTGGAGCCGAACCTGTGCCGCTCGGTGCTCATCGCTAACACGGTGCGGCAGATCCAGGAGGAGATGACCCAGGACGGCACCTGGCAGATAATGACCCAGGCCCTGGCAGCCGCCCAGTGTCCCGCTGACCGCCTGGTGGCCACCGAGGTGCTGTGCCGGCAGACGGACGCGGCAGCTCAGGCCGGGCAGAGCCCGAAGCCCTTCTCCGTGGTCGGCCTGGAGGACGGCTACCACTCTGAAGAGGTGGTGATGGAAGGAGACGTGGAGACAGAGGTCACCATGTCCACTTTGTCGCCCGTCTCCCCCCAGCTGTCCTCCGCTTCTTACCTGGCAGGTCCCTTCGGTATGGGACCCTgctgggaggaggaagaagaagacggTGAGTgcgaggaggatgaggaggaggacagcgagGAGTGTGTGtcggagggagaggaggcagacCGGGACCACCTGAGCGCAGACTCCAGGACAGGGGAGCAGGTTTTTGGGACTTTTGAGATCAAACACCCAGCGCCGCCCCCTGACCCTGCGCTCGAGGAACTGTTTTCAGACGTGGACCCGTCCTACTATGACCTCGATACGGTGCTGACAGGCATGCAGAGCGCCCCAAAGATGGGGCCTTACGATCTGCTGGAGAGCCTTTCCTCTCACGGGCCCACGGCCCTGAGCTCCAGCGCGAGCTGCAGGTCAGACCTGAACGAACTGGACCACATCATGGAGATCATAGTGGGATCCTGAAACCCAGAACATTCCTCTGGCCTGTGCTGATCCCTCAGACTCTTTCCAGACTATGCACAGTACACACGTGCATGTTCTGTATGTGGTATTGTTACACATGGAGATTGTTGGAGGTTTTGGGACAAGGTGGGAAATTAACAGCAAGCCAAGTAGATTTTGGGATCGGCTGTTATAGGTGTAGTTAGCCTGCCCTAACGGCCCTTTAGGCAAGTCGGCAGCTGCTGTTGGGACCTTCATCTTTTATTCAACAAAACGTAATTGGCCGTTAAAGTAGCGAGGGTGAAATTTTATCAATTTTGGGATTCACAAGCCATCACGGCCTGTGGGCGACGCAGTTACTTTCCTACTTTGCTGATGAAATCCAAAACGCAACAATATCTGTGAGAGGGCAAAGATAATTACCTATACCATGATGCATTCTTATTTACGTACTTTCCATGTTTACGTCTGTCATACATTCTGTCATACTAGCTCCTCCTGGTCGTATTCTCTGCCATTTTGTCCATCTCTATTTATTGTTACATGGATTGAGGAACAATTCATCACACTACATGCATCAGACACCAGAACAAATTGTAAATCCAAATCTATGAATCAATGCATATTTTCCTAAAGATTTGAGCAATTATGAATggaatatatgtatatgtacgtATGtgtatatagaaatatattttttgcattATACAGCTGGGGGATTTTGCAAGTATcatttgatattattattataattattattatttttccctCCTAAGCggtttttaagattttaatgtAGCCAGACTCGAGACAGTGTCTTCCCACGGTTTGGTATAACAAGTCGACTGTAACAGGTGTCAGGACTGGCATCGTCACACTTTATAGGCGctgttctttcattttttcaaagCTTTATGCAGGGCAGGGAAATTACTGCCAACCACAAACAAAATGCTGGTTAAGATTTGACTGTTTCTGGTGAGTCTGCGGTGTCTGGTGGACACGTTACAGTAAGTTTCCTGCCCTGCTTCACGTACAGatctaataacaataataataattgcttGTCTTAAAGCATTTGGAGAAACCACGGGGTGATAACTGCATCAAGAAGccatatttctttctttcatttgttaGCACTACAAATGAAGAATTCTGTTTGTTAACCCAAtctaatttattgtttttatttattgtatttattatatctAGGTACAGACATGACATTTTGATGTATCAGATCAACCACACGGCCCactgaaattatatttatcCAAATTTTGAATGCAGTACCTATTTATTCctcacattttttattattattattattattattattgttagtagtagtagtagtaataataataaccgGGTTACTATTCAATTCACTATGCAGCTCTGTCATACGTGTTTCAAAATGATTGTATACGACTTAAATGTCCTTTAATTCCTTTATGCAAACAGTTGCCTTTCTCCTAAAGATGTGGaaaatcaaatgcatttttcaaaATTGTTCCTTATCATCACGATGAAGAGATTAACTCaggcaaacaaaatgtattgaCAAAAATACAGTATTACGACACGATTAATACCTTACCACAACACTCCTGAAGGATGTCACTCTGGTCTGAATGGGAGCTAGAACTTCAAAGACTAATTACCGTTGTAAAATGTatgcatttttttatattaaggaaaaaaacattgtagcatctttgtaaatattttttataataaaaggTGCAACTATTGATGGTGTTGTGTGAGTTTGATCACTTGTTTTGTTAGCGGCttattgtttttactgcttCTACCTGGTAATATAAAGGatatatttctttttgtcaACAAGAACCATGAAAAGAGCACAACCAACCTAACGCCTTGGGACATCTCCATGTGTGGCACTCGGCCCCGAGCCCATTCATCTCTACTGAAAACAAGTCCGGCACAAATACGTACTTTTCTCTTTAATATGCTGATACAGCTGCGTATTgtagtgttttagtttttagcaaaGGCTACGCAAATGTTGGGGGTTATTTTCAGCCAcgtgtggctcactgatgtgtttttaatagtcttTGGACAACAATGGGGCTCGATGGCTTTGGACAcaatacttgttttttttacaggatCAAGCAAGTGTTGGG from Pempheris klunzingeri isolate RE-2024b chromosome 13, fPemKlu1.hap1, whole genome shotgun sequence encodes:
- the cdca4 gene encoding cell division cycle-associated protein 4 codes for the protein MFPKGTKRKFSDSGEEPVSSGDQAPAASAATARTMTSSYSLQRQSLLDMSLIKLQLCHMLVEPNLCRSVLIANTVRQIQEEMTQDGTWQIMTQALAAAQCPADRLVATEVLCRQTDAAAQAGQSPKPFSVVGLEDGYHSEEVVMEGDVETEVTMSTLSPVSPQLSSASYLAGPFGMGPCWEEEEEDGECEEDEEEDSEECVSEGEEADRDHLSADSRTGEQVFGTFEIKHPAPPPDPALEELFSDVDPSYYDLDTVLTGMQSAPKMGPYDLLESLSSHGPTALSSSASCRSDLNELDHIMEIIVGS